The window TAAAAGCTTGCTCGCTGTATTCGCTGTTTGGTCAGAATGATCATATACAGGTGCTACCTCAACAAGGTCTGCACCGACTACTTGGACATCAGAACCTGCAATCGCATGAATAGATGCAAGCAGCTCTTTTGATGTAATACCGCCAGCATCCACCGTGCCTGTACCAGGTGCATGAGCCGGGTCTAATACATCAATGTCGATCGTCACATAAACTGGACGCCCCTTCAGCTTTGGCAATACTTGCTTCAATGGCTCCAGCACTTCAAATTTAGAAATGTGCATGCCCGCTTCTTTTGCCCATTCAAATTCTTCCTTCATCCCAGAACGAATCCCGAAAGAGAACACATTCTCAGGTCCAATAAGTCCTGCTACTTTACGAATCGGTGTTGAATGAGACAGAGGCTCACCCTCATATTCCTCACGAAGATCCGTATGTGCGTCCATATGAATAATCGCCAAATCAGGGTATTTCTTATGCATCGCACGGAAAACCGGCCAAGACACAAGATGCTCACCGCCCATTCCTAATGGAAACTTCCCTTTTTCTAAAATGCTGTCGACATACTCTTCAATTAAGTCTAAGCTTTTCTGTGCATTTCCAAAAGGAAGCGGAATGTCACCGGCATCAAAGAATGGTACCTCGTGCAGTTCACGATCTAAATAAGGGCTGTATTCCTCTAATCCAATCGAAACTTCACGAATACGGTTTGGGCCAAAACGTGAGCCCGGTCTATAACTGACGGTCCAATCCATCGGCATACCGTATAAAATGACTTTTGCATCTTCCCATGTCGGATGACTTCCAATAAACACTTTTCCTGAATAAGCCTCGTCGAATCTCAAACAAGATTCCTCCTTTTACGCTTCAAAAAATGCGCAAACTGTCATTTGCGCATTTCCACTTCGCTTGATTTATTTGATTAAGTCACTCACAAATTTCGGCAGAACGAATGCCGCTTTGTGCAATTCTTTTGTGTAATATTTAGTCTCAATATCAAAGAAACGGCTGTCTTCTACAGCAAGTGGATCATATTTTTTTGAACCGATGGTAAATGTCCAAAGACCACTTGGATACGTTGGAATATTCGCTGTGTAAAGCTTCGTGATTGGGAAAATTTCTTTCACATCACGCTGTACATTTGTAATCAGCTCAGGTGTGAACCAAGGGTTGTCCGTTTGTGCCACGAAAATACCGTCTTCTTTAAGTGCTTTTGAGATTCCTGCGTAAAATCCTTTAGAGAACAGATTCACAGCTGGACCAACTGGTTCAGTTGAGTCCACCATGATGACATCATATTCGTTGTCAGCTTCGGCAATGTGCATAAAGCCGTCTCCGACTTTGACATCCACACGAGGATCGTCTAGTTTTCCAGCAATAGAAGGAAGGAATTTCTTCGAGTATTCGATGACTTTTCCATCAATATCAACAAGTGTCGCTTTCTTCACACTTGGGTGTTTGAGGATTTCACGAATGACACCGCCGTCTCCTCCGCCTACGACAAGAACATTTTCCGGGTTTGGATGAGTGAAAAGAGGAACATGTGCCACCATTTCGTGGTATACAAACTCATCTTTCTCAGATGTCATCACCATACCGTCTAAAAACAGCATATTGCCAAACTCTTCTGTTTCCACCATTTCTAAATGCTGAAAATCTGTTTGTTCTGTGTGAAGGGTTTTGTTCACCTTCAATGTAATACCAAAATTCTTCGTTTGCTTCTCTGTATACCAAAGTTCGCTCATTGTCCATCTTCCTCTCATCCAATAATAAACAAACATCTATTGTTAGCGCCTTTATCGGCTATGACTATATCGATTGTCCAAGAAAAAAGTATAGTGGATTCATATCAAATTGTAAAGAACCGCATGAGTTCTCTTCAATTTTAATGCACGCTCTTGCAATCATTTGTTTAAAACGGTTTTCTTTGTTCCATACTGATAAAAAACCGTCAAAATGGGGGCTTTGCATGGACACAATCATGAGTAATAAAAAAATCCGCATGACCGTGAAAACGATTCGAGCCTGTTTTTTTATCGGCTTGCTCGCTTTTCTATTTGCAGGCACTGTCTTTTTGACGATTCTTTTACTTGCCAAATGGCAAGGTGCCCCTTCCGTTCAAGTTCCCCAATCCACGACCATTTATGCAGCCGATGGTTCAAAGCTTGGAGAATCCAACTTTGGAGAAAAGAGATATTGGGTGCCATTAAAGGACATGTCCCCTCATATCAGGCAGGCAGCTGTAGCTGTAGAGGATAAAACCTTTTATGAGCATCATGGTTTTGATGTGAAACGGATGGCGGGTGCTGCAGTGGCTGATATTCGTGCCATGGCTAAGGTACAAGGAGCCAGCACGATCACCCAGCAATATGCACGAAACCTGTATTTAGATCATGATAAAACGTGGAAGCGGAAGTGGAATGAAGCCTTTTACACGATCCGCTTAGAGCAAAACTATACAAAAGATGAGATTTTAGAAGGATACTTGAACACCATTTATTATGGTCACGGAGCGTATGGCGTGGAAGCGGCGTCCCGTCTGTATTTCGGGAAAAAAGCGAAGAATTTGACCCTCGCCGAATCTGCCTTACTTGCCGGTATCCCAAAGGGCCCTTCTCTCTATTCGCCTTATGTGAATGAAGAGAAAGCCGGTGCAAGAAAGAATATGATTCTGAGGCAAATGCAAGATGACGGCATGATTACGAAAAAGGCAGCCGCTGAAGCTTCGAAAGAAAAACTGTCCTATCGCCCTTTGCAGCAGAAGCAGCTGCAAGCAAAGCAAGCCCCGTATTTTTATGATGATGTGATTCGTGAGTTGAAACAAAGCTTGGGGTTAACTGAGGAACAGATTGAAACCTATGGACTTCATATCCAAACGACTTTAAATCCAGAGTTACAGAAAATCGCAGAGAAGACGTTAAAAAACACGATGTATTCGAAATCAGACATCCAAATCGGCTTTACCGCTATCCATCCCCAAACAGGTCATGTACTCGCCCTCATCGGGGGAAGAGATTATGAGAAAAGTCCATTCAATCGGGTGACACAAGCGAAAAGACAGCCCGGTTCAACAATGAAACCTCTCCTCTATTACATTGCCTTGCAGAATGGGTTTACACCAGCAACCGTCATGCGCAGTGAAGAAACGGTTTTTGAGCTCGATGATCAAGGAAGCGGTGCTGCTTATTCACCAAGCAATTATCATGGCTATTACGCCAATGACGGCATTACCATGCTTCAAGCCTTGGCGCTGTCTGATAATATTTATGCCGTGAAAACCCATCTATTTTTAGGAATGGAGCAGCTTGTACGTGCTGGCAAAACATTTGGAATCAACGAAAAACTAGATCAAGTGCCATCACTTGCCCTTGGCACGTCCCCTGTCAAACCAATTGAAATGACCAATGCTTACGCCATGCTGGTCAACGGCGGAAAACGTGTCAAACCAACCTTTATTACGAAAGTAACGGACGCAAAAGGCAACGTGCTTTATGAAGAAAAACAAAAACGAGAGCAAGTCCTAGATGAAAAAGCAGCATTTATTACCACCGATATGATGTCAGGAATGTTCAATGATCAGTTAAACGGCTATACGAGTGTCACTGGCCGCACCATTATGAAGGATCTAACGCGAACATACGGAGGAAAATCGGGAACGACAGGAGCCGACAGCTGGATGATCGGCTTCTCTCCCCAGCTCGTCGCGGGTGTGTGGACGGGCTATGATAAAGGGCGCACCATTGACTCGGTCGAAGAAACAGCCTATGCAAAAAAGATATGGGCATCCTTTATGGAATCAGCCCTCTCGAAGCAGCCAGCCTCCTCCTTCATGCCGCCAGACGGTGTAAAAGGTGTGTATATCAATCCAAAAACCGGCGATCTCGCAGGCCCAGGATGTGAATCAAAGGTATTCACCTATTTTATAGAAGGAACGGAGCCGACAGGTGTCTGCTACGGTGCTGAGGACAAAGCCTCTGAACAAGATCCGGTTCAAGATCAAAAACCAAAGAAATGGTGGGAAAAGTGGCTGAAACGTTAAAAAAGGACATGAAAAACCCCGAGATCTGCATCTCGGGATTCTCCATGTCCTAGCTTTAACACCAGTTTACTCAAAAAACAGCTGGAATTGGTAGCGATCCGCCATTCTTCACAAAAATTTCACAATTATTCAGAGACAGACAATCCTTCTTTTAATTCATCTGTGGATGCTTCCCATAGTGCTTTATTATGACTCTTCAAGAAATCAGCCAGCACCTTTTTCGATACGTCATCCATATGACTGACGACGATTTTTCGCTTCATCGATTTATCCATTAAATTCACATGCTCTGGAAGCGACTTATACCCGCGGCGGATTGAACGGTCGACGGTCATTTCACAAGCCGTCACACCCGCATAATAAGGGCCATCTTCTCTGCGGTCAATGGTCACCCATACGAGCCAATACGGCTTTCCGTTCGGCACCTCTTCTTTGCTTTTCAAGAATTTAATTCCTTTTTCCACGGCACTTCTTGCATGCATCGCACCAATATCAATGACAGCTTCCTTTTCCTCTACGTCAATGATCACTGGCGAAATGTTATCAAGGCTGAGCGCACCCGCTCCAAAGCCCCCGTGTCCGTCGGTTGCATCTGTTTTTTTAATGATGTTAAAACCAATTGGTTTCTTTTTTTTACCTTCCATTCATTAGACCTCCTAAAGCAGCGGTTTCAAAATAAGATTAAACCAGTATATGATTTGATCCCGCATTCCGATCAATGGACCAAAAACAAACTGTCCTAGCGGCGTAATCACGAATATGAGAAAAATAATGATCCCATATTGTTCGAATTGCGTCATTTTCGCCCGGATACGGGGACTGACGACGTCCTCAATAATACGATACCCATCCAGCGGCGGAAGTGGCAATAGGTTAAATAGGAACAAAATGACATTCAAGTTAATAAAGATTAAGAAAAAATTATCGACGCCCGGCTCAAAGCGCATGAGCGACTCCCCGCCAAATTTCTGAAGAAGCACGTACACGAAAAAGCCTAGAAACGCCAACACCAAGTTACTTAATGGGCCAGCAATCGAGACGCAGATTCCTGCTAAGCGCGGTTTTTTAAAATGGTATCGATTCACCGGCACAGGTTTCGCCCAGCCAAACCCAGCGACAAAGATTAAAATCGTCCCGAATATATCGAGATGCTTCAGTGGATTTAGCGTGAGTCTCCCTTGGTTCTTAGCTGTCGGGTCTCCGAAACGATACGCAACATATGCATGCGCCAGCTCGTGCATCGTAAATGCAACAACAAGCGTAATAGCGACATATGGAATAAGTTCTAATGGATACACAAGAAATTGGTCCAAAGGCATGAATCCCTCTTTCTTTCTATACAATGATTTACTCCATTCAGTATACTATAAGAAGTCCCTTAAACTAAAGGGAAGCGTAGCACGAAAAGGAAAAAGGAGGTTTTCGCATTGCCGATTGTCACCGTTCAAATGCTAGAAGGAAGAACAGACGAGCAGAAAAGAGCTCTTGTGGAGAAAGTCACTGATGCTGTTGTTGAAACAACAGGCGCAGGTGCAGAAAAAGTCTCTGTCATTATTGAAGAAATGAAAAAAGAACACTATGCCGTAGCAGGAAAACGCATCAGCGACCTGTAAGCATAAAAAAGGACAAGCACATAGGTGTTTGTCCTTTTGTCTCTTATTTTATCTGTACCACGCTTTGTTACGGTTCACTTGATTTTTATGAGCCGCATCAAAGAAATCGACTGTGTAGGAATAATCATAGTTCATTAAGCAGACAATGCCGCTGCCTTGAGGGTCATGCGGTAAGCCAAAGTTATGACCGTATTCATGCGTAGCCGCTTTTGCGGTGTTCGCTGTTCCTTGATCAAGGTTAACGGCGAATGCACTTCCGCTCGGTGCACTATTGTATACATAAGCGATTCCGCCCGCATCAAAGTTTGGATTTGCTGTAAATCCAGTGACAAAATCGTATCCTCTGCCATCAAAGCTGCGCGAAAGGTTAGATAAAATTTGCTCTGCATTTGATCCTGAAGACGTCCAAGATCCTACGGCTTGTACGACAAAGTCCACATCATGATCACGGTTAAAGGTCACGTCCGCTTGCTCAATGATGCTGACAATCCGCGTCTGCCAGTCACTATATTTCGCACGATACTGCGCATCTGCTACAGCATAGACCGTTACTTTCTGACTGCCTGTACTTGCCTTTGTTGAAATAGAATCTCCTGTATTCGCCTTAAAGGTTCTAGAGCCTACCTGCTTACCAGACTCATCTAATACCTTTGTTTTCACATCTCGTTCAATTGGAGGTGCTTTCGTCAAATCTTTAAAATCGTTTGCCTTTGGCAACCCCTCACTAATATGTGTTTCGAACGGCGCATGACCATGATCATGCCCATGACCAGCACTCGCGACTGGTGCTGAAGCTGAACTTACTCCCGGTAACAAACTACCTACCAATAAAAATGACAAAAAGACTGAACGCTTTTTCATTCCTATCCCTCCTTTGATTTTCACAAGGTTATATATTCACTGAAAATTCACCATTTTCCTTCTATTCAGTCAAAAACAGGGAATTGGATACACAGAAAAAAAGTCGAAATACGTCATATTCACTAATTTTCCGGATATTTCAGCACACATTTCATCGGAAAATAGCGCTTTTGGTCTGGGTCTTACAAAACAAAAAAAGCCCTAAATGCTGGGCTTTTGCGAAACTAGTTCAATTCCTTCAATTGTTCAATATAAGCAAGAGCATCCTCAAATTCTTCGTCCGTATAGCGCTGCTTGCTTTTAATAGTGAAGACCTTTTCCTTTACCTCATCTTCTGGCAGGTCATCAAAGTATAAAATTGTGGAGACGAGCTCTAGGAAACGAGACGACTGCTCGTTCATCTGCTGCGTCAGTACTTTGAGGTCAGGCATGTCCACTTCACACTGATCGAGAAACTCTTTCCCATTGTCCGTCAGCGAATAGCGATATTGATAGTATCCGCCCTTTTTTTCCTTCATTTCGTCCAAGAATCCAAGGTTGCACAGCTCTTCAATTCTGAGTGTCAACTCCTCTGAATAGGGGCCATAAAAATGAAAATCGTATTTCTCATAAAAAGGCAAATCTAGCTTTTTTGCTATGTAAATCATCTTTTGCAGCTTCTTCCGTCCAACGATTTCCCCTGATTCAGAGAATACCTTCATCAACTTTGCATGCTCTTTCAACAAATTCCCGACATCTCCTTTTTCAGTACTTCCTTATCCCAATCCAAGCAGCTTCATGATCGCCTTCTTTTCTTCAGCTTTTTCCGACATATCTACAATTAAGTCCATCGGGAAATAAAGTTTATGATCGGTTCTTCGTTTACCGGAAATGGCGTCAACAATATCTGATTGTCTCGACAGCTCTTTAATATGACCACTTTGCGTCAAAAGGTGGATCGGCAGTCTCTCTTCTTCCTCCCCTGGTCTGTAGAAGTCGTAGGGCAAGTCAGAGGAAGAGTCGACGACTAAATAATAGTCAGGATCAATGCCTGCCTCCTTGAACAAGGCGGTCAGCTTGAAATATTTCGTCATTTCTTCATTCGGATTAAACTCTGTATATT is drawn from Bacillus pumilus and contains these coding sequences:
- the speB gene encoding agmatinase, with protein sequence MRFDEAYSGKVFIGSHPTWEDAKVILYGMPMDWTVSYRPGSRFGPNRIREVSIGLEEYSPYLDRELHEVPFFDAGDIPLPFGNAQKSLDLIEEYVDSILEKGKFPLGMGGEHLVSWPVFRAMHKKYPDLAIIHMDAHTDLREEYEGEPLSHSTPIRKVAGLIGPENVFSFGIRSGMKEEFEWAKEAGMHISKFEVLEPLKQVLPKLKGRPVYVTIDIDVLDPAHAPGTGTVDAGGITSKELLASIHAIAGSDVQVVGADLVEVAPVYDHSDQTANTASKLLREMLLGFVK
- a CDS encoding YwhD family protein, with product MEGKKKKPIGFNIIKKTDATDGHGGFGAGALSLDNISPVIIDVEEKEAVIDIGAMHARSAVEKGIKFLKSKEEVPNGKPYWLVWVTIDRREDGPYYAGVTACEMTVDRSIRRGYKSLPEHVNLMDKSMKRKIVVSHMDDVSKKVLADFLKSHNKALWEASTDELKEGLSVSE
- a CDS encoding YwgA family protein — protein: MLKEHAKLMKVFSESGEIVGRKKLQKMIYIAKKLDLPFYEKYDFHFYGPYSEELTLRIEELCNLGFLDEMKEKKGGYYQYRYSLTDNGKEFLDQCEVDMPDLKVLTQQMNEQSSRFLELVSTILYFDDLPEDEVKEKVFTIKSKQRYTDEEFEDALAYIEQLKELN
- a CDS encoding 2-hydroxymuconate tautomerase, with the protein product MPIVTVQMLEGRTDEQKRALVEKVTDAVVETTGAGAEKVSVIIEEMKKEHYAVAGKRISDL
- a CDS encoding zinc-dependent metalloprotease, translated to MKKRSVFLSFLLVGSLLPGVSSASAPVASAGHGHDHGHAPFETHISEGLPKANDFKDLTKAPPIERDVKTKVLDESGKQVGSRTFKANTGDSISTKASTGSQKVTVYAVADAQYRAKYSDWQTRIVSIIEQADVTFNRDHDVDFVVQAVGSWTSSGSNAEQILSNLSRSFDGRGYDFVTGFTANPNFDAGGIAYVYNSAPSGSAFAVNLDQGTANTAKAATHEYGHNFGLPHDPQGSGIVCLMNYDYSYTVDFFDAAHKNQVNRNKAWYR
- the speE gene encoding spermidine synthase, which translates into the protein MSELWYTEKQTKNFGITLKVNKTLHTEQTDFQHLEMVETEEFGNMLFLDGMVMTSEKDEFVYHEMVAHVPLFTHPNPENVLVVGGGDGGVIREILKHPSVKKATLVDIDGKVIEYSKKFLPSIAGKLDDPRVDVKVGDGFMHIAEADNEYDVIMVDSTEPVGPAVNLFSKGFYAGISKALKEDGIFVAQTDNPWFTPELITNVQRDVKEIFPITKLYTANIPTYPSGLWTFTIGSKKYDPLAVEDSRFFDIETKYYTKELHKAAFVLPKFVSDLIK
- a CDS encoding site-2 protease family protein, producing MDQFLVYPLELIPYVAITLVVAFTMHELAHAYVAYRFGDPTAKNQGRLTLNPLKHLDIFGTILIFVAGFGWAKPVPVNRYHFKKPRLAGICVSIAGPLSNLVLAFLGFFVYVLLQKFGGESLMRFEPGVDNFFLIFINLNVILFLFNLLPLPPLDGYRIIEDVVSPRIRAKMTQFEQYGIIIFLIFVITPLGQFVFGPLIGMRDQIIYWFNLILKPLL
- a CDS encoding transglycosylase domain-containing protein, which produces MDTIMSNKKIRMTVKTIRACFFIGLLAFLFAGTVFLTILLLAKWQGAPSVQVPQSTTIYAADGSKLGESNFGEKRYWVPLKDMSPHIRQAAVAVEDKTFYEHHGFDVKRMAGAAVADIRAMAKVQGASTITQQYARNLYLDHDKTWKRKWNEAFYTIRLEQNYTKDEILEGYLNTIYYGHGAYGVEAASRLYFGKKAKNLTLAESALLAGIPKGPSLYSPYVNEEKAGARKNMILRQMQDDGMITKKAAAEASKEKLSYRPLQQKQLQAKQAPYFYDDVIRELKQSLGLTEEQIETYGLHIQTTLNPELQKIAEKTLKNTMYSKSDIQIGFTAIHPQTGHVLALIGGRDYEKSPFNRVTQAKRQPGSTMKPLLYYIALQNGFTPATVMRSEETVFELDDQGSGAAYSPSNYHGYYANDGITMLQALALSDNIYAVKTHLFLGMEQLVRAGKTFGINEKLDQVPSLALGTSPVKPIEMTNAYAMLVNGGKRVKPTFITKVTDAKGNVLYEEKQKREQVLDEKAAFITTDMMSGMFNDQLNGYTSVTGRTIMKDLTRTYGGKSGTTGADSWMIGFSPQLVAGVWTGYDKGRTIDSVEETAYAKKIWASFMESALSKQPASSFMPPDGVKGVYINPKTGDLAGPGCESKVFTYFIEGTEPTGVCYGAEDKASEQDPVQDQKPKKWWEKWLKR